The Austwickia sp. genome includes a region encoding these proteins:
- the rplA gene encoding 50S ribosomal protein L1 — MKRSKSYRASAEKISPDTLYSPLAAVRLAKETSTTKYDATVEMALRLGVDPRKADQMVRGTVNLPNGTGKTARVLVFANGANAEAAKAAGADFVGSDDMIEKIQGGWLDFDAVVATPDLMGKVGRLGKVLGPRGLMPNPKTGTVTMDVAKAVTDIKGGKIEFRVDKHSNLHFIIGKTSFTEQALVENYSAAMDEIQRLKPSASKGRYLLKATMSTTMGPGIPVDHTKTRNLMAEDATV; from the coding sequence ATGAAGCGCAGCAAGTCCTACCGCGCGTCCGCGGAGAAGATCTCCCCGGACACCCTCTACAGCCCGCTTGCCGCCGTGCGGCTGGCCAAGGAGACCAGCACCACGAAGTACGACGCCACCGTCGAGATGGCCCTGCGCCTCGGCGTGGACCCCCGCAAGGCGGACCAGATGGTGCGCGGCACCGTCAACCTGCCGAACGGCACCGGCAAAACCGCCCGCGTGCTGGTCTTCGCCAACGGCGCCAACGCCGAGGCCGCCAAGGCCGCCGGTGCGGACTTCGTCGGCTCGGACGACATGATCGAGAAGATCCAGGGCGGTTGGTTGGACTTCGACGCGGTCGTCGCCACGCCGGACCTCATGGGCAAGGTCGGTCGCCTCGGCAAGGTGCTGGGCCCCCGGGGCCTGATGCCGAACCCGAAGACCGGCACGGTGACGATGGACGTGGCCAAGGCGGTCACCGACATCAAGGGCGGCAAGATCGAGTTCCGCGTCGACAAGCACTCCAACCTGCACTTCATCATCGGCAAGACGTCGTTCACCGAGCAGGCGCTGGTGGAGAACTACTCCGCGGCGATGGACGAGATCCAGCGGCTCAAGCCGTCCGCCAGCAAGGGCCGCTACCTGCTCAAGGCCACCATGTCGACGACCATGGGCCCCGGCATCCCGGTGGATCACACCAAGACGCGCAACCTCATGGCCGAGGACGCGACCGTCTGA
- the rplK gene encoding 50S ribosomal protein L11, whose protein sequence is MPPKKKVSGYIKLQIQAGAATPAPPVGPALGQHGVNIMEFVKAYNAATESQRGNVVPVEITVYEDRSFTFVLKTPPAAEMIKKAAGIAKGSGEPHKTKVATLTQDQVREIASQKMVDLNANDVEQAMKIIAGTARSMGVTVQG, encoded by the coding sequence ATGCCTCCGAAGAAGAAGGTCTCCGGCTACATCAAGCTGCAGATCCAGGCCGGCGCCGCGACGCCGGCTCCGCCCGTCGGCCCCGCGCTCGGTCAGCACGGCGTCAACATCATGGAGTTCGTCAAGGCCTACAACGCCGCGACGGAATCCCAGCGCGGCAACGTGGTCCCCGTCGAGATCACCGTCTACGAGGACCGCTCGTTCACGTTCGTCCTCAAGACGCCGCCCGCCGCGGAGATGATCAAGAAGGCCGCCGGGATCGCGAAGGGCTCCGGCGAGCCCCACAAGACCAAGGTCGCGACACTGACCCAGGACCAGGTCCGGGAGATCGCCTCCCAGAAGATGGTCGACCTCAACGCCAACGACGTCGAGCAGGCGATGAAGATCATCGCCGGCACGGCCCGCTCGATGGGCGTCACCGTCCAGGGCTGA
- the nusG gene encoding transcription termination/antitermination protein NusG codes for MPEDGADDDAEDAADAEAPALVADEGEDALDEDELRVEGGDADDSAAGDDPEGGAADEAEALAAEEAQDEDAADEFAEEAIDAPIDEAAELRAMLRGQIGDWYVVHSYAGYENRVKANLEQRAQSLNMEDYIFQVEVPMEQVTEIKNGQKKLVRRVRMPGYVLVRMDLTDESWGTVRHTPGVTGFVGNAYSPVPLSLDEVYSMLAPTVQAEPAAGAAKPAAQATSSTAAVDFEIGESVTVMEGPFETMPATISEIIPETQKLKVLVSIFGRETPVELSFNQVAKL; via the coding sequence CTGCCCGAGGACGGCGCTGACGACGACGCGGAGGACGCGGCGGATGCCGAGGCACCGGCGCTCGTCGCCGACGAGGGCGAGGACGCGCTCGACGAGGACGAGCTCCGGGTCGAGGGCGGCGACGCGGACGACAGCGCGGCGGGCGACGACCCCGAGGGTGGCGCGGCCGACGAGGCCGAGGCGCTGGCTGCCGAGGAGGCCCAGGACGAGGACGCCGCCGACGAATTCGCCGAAGAGGCCATCGACGCACCGATCGACGAGGCCGCCGAGCTGCGCGCGATGCTGCGTGGTCAGATCGGTGACTGGTACGTCGTGCACAGCTACGCCGGCTACGAGAACCGCGTGAAGGCCAACCTCGAACAGCGCGCCCAGTCCCTCAACATGGAGGACTACATCTTCCAGGTCGAGGTGCCGATGGAGCAGGTCACCGAGATCAAGAACGGCCAGAAGAAGCTCGTGCGCCGGGTGCGGATGCCCGGCTACGTCCTGGTCCGGATGGACCTGACCGACGAGAGCTGGGGAACGGTGCGGCACACCCCCGGCGTCACCGGATTCGTGGGCAATGCCTATTCGCCGGTTCCGCTGAGCCTCGACGAGGTCTACTCAATGCTCGCCCCCACGGTGCAGGCCGAGCCGGCAGCCGGCGCGGCCAAGCCCGCCGCCCAGGCCACTTCCAGCACGGCCGCGGTCGACTTCGAGATCGGCGAGTCGGTCACGGTCATGGAGGGCCCCTTCGAGACCATGCCCGCCACGATCTCCGAGATCATCCCGGAGACCCAGAAGCTCAAGGTGCTGGTCTCGATCTTCGGCCGCGAGACCCCGGTGGAGCTCTCCTTCAACCAGGTCGCCAAACTGTAA
- the secE gene encoding preprotein translocase subunit SecE — MADDSLTGDSRPKAPKRPVTRPDRATPAQRGFFGSIGLFLRQIIDELRKVVRPTRQEWLTYTAVVIAFVVTIMLFVFGLDQLFTRLVFWVFAGGAS, encoded by the coding sequence GTGGCCGACGACAGCCTCACGGGCGATTCCCGTCCCAAGGCCCCGAAACGACCGGTCACCCGGCCGGATCGGGCCACGCCGGCCCAGCGCGGGTTCTTCGGCTCGATCGGGCTCTTCCTGCGTCAGATCATCGACGAGCTGCGCAAGGTGGTGCGGCCCACCCGTCAGGAGTGGCTGACCTACACCGCGGTGGTCATCGCGTTCGTCGTGACGATCATGCTGTTCGTCTTCGGCCTGGACCAGTTGTTCACCAGGCTCGTGTTCTGGGTCTTCGCGGGCGGCGCTTCCTAA
- a CDS encoding GNAT family N-acetyltransferase: protein MTIDVRIRPAEPADAAAIAALHTASWRSTYRGILADTYLDGPVDDDRRAVWAQRLIAPPPGQIVLVADPGAAGIVGFGCWYAAADAHWGSLLDNLHVAQDQRGRGIGGRLLAAGAARCAEEAPGIGVHLWVLAGNDAATGFYRRHGAVPAGAGSWDAPDGRSIPEVRMAWPPPGGWAPPAPTAG from the coding sequence ATGACGATCGACGTACGGATCAGGCCGGCGGAGCCCGCCGACGCGGCCGCCATCGCGGCCCTGCACACCGCCAGCTGGCGCTCGACGTACCGCGGCATTCTCGCGGACACCTACCTTGACGGCCCCGTCGACGACGACCGGCGGGCCGTGTGGGCGCAGCGCCTCATCGCGCCGCCGCCGGGCCAGATCGTGCTGGTCGCCGACCCCGGGGCGGCGGGAATCGTGGGGTTCGGCTGTTGGTACGCCGCGGCCGACGCGCATTGGGGCAGCCTGCTGGACAACCTGCACGTGGCGCAGGATCAGCGCGGGCGGGGCATTGGCGGCCGGCTGCTGGCGGCGGGCGCGGCTCGCTGCGCCGAGGAGGCCCCGGGCATCGGCGTCCACCTGTGGGTCCTCGCGGGCAACGACGCGGCGACCGGCTTCTACCGGCGCCACGGTGCGGTCCCGGCCGGGGCGGGCAGCTGGGATGCGCCGGACGGCCGGTCGATCCCGGAGGTGCGGATGGCGTGGCCCCCTCCCGGTGGGTGGGCTCCCCCGGCGCCGACGGCGGGCTAG